The Methylocystis bryophila genome contains the following window.
CTTGACATGGTGCAGGCCGGCTGGCGTCCGACCGTCGAGAACTATCTCGGCCGGGTGCCTAAGCGCCGCATCCTCGAGGCGGTGCAGGAAGGCGCCGGCGAACGGGCGGCGCAGCTCATCGACCACTTGAAGAAGACCGACATGGCCAAGGAAGCCGAACGGCTCCTGGCCGATACCGGCTGGCTGCCGGAGCCGCTGCGGATCGACACTGCGGACGACGCGCCCGTCGACACCGCTGAAGCCGGGGACGACGGCGAGGCGCTGCCCGAATTCCTCGCCGACGACGACGAGGAAGCGGAGGCCGACGCGCCGCAGGTGATCGCGGCCGAATAGCCCGCGTGCGAGGCGGCTTCGGCCGTCCCGCACCTCCTTCCCCTTCAACCGACCCGACAGCCCGGCCCGCGCGCCGGGCTGTCGGCATTTCAGGAGGGCCGCATGCCCACATTCACCATCGAAACCACTTATCACCTGCCAATCTACCGGCAGCGCAGCTATGAGGCGGAAACGCTCGACGCGGCCTGCGCGCTCGCTGTCGCCGACGAGGGCTGGGACGACGAGAAATCCGACGTCGAGACTTCCGGCGACACCTATGTCACCGGCGCCTGGGACGGGCGCGACGCCGCCTACCGCGGCAGGGCGCTCAGCATCCCGTCGCAGTTCGGCGAACAGATCCAGCGCAGAGCCGACCATTTCGAGGTGCTGCTCGGCCTGCTCAAGGTCTTCGCGCACGCGCCGGACGCCGAACCGGCCGACGGGCCATTCTGGCGCCAGCGCCTGGACGCGGCGATCGCCAAGGGCGAAGCGATCCTCGCCGACCAGCCCGATCCCGCAGTCATCGGAGGTGCGTCATGACCGAATATGTCGTGAAGGTTGCCTTCTGGCTGCGCGCCTTCGACAGCGTCACCGTGGAGGCGGACACGGACACCGAGGCAATCGAGAAAGCCAAGATCGCCGCAACAGAAGCGATGGATTCGACCGCGCACCCCGAGCATGTCGACTTCGACGAGCGGCGGGAGGGCGTGATCGCCTTCATCGATCGCGTCACGCCGACCGGCCGTCAGGCCGTCGTCGAGGATGTTGCATTCGACGAGGACAGAATCCATCCGGACGGCGCAACCGCCTACAAATATAGAGACCCCGCCGCATTGTCTTCGCCTCCCGCGTGCGGTTCACACCGTCGCGGCTGAGTAATGCCTCAAGCCGGGATGACGGCGTCGCCCCGCTTGCTTCATGCATCGACGCATTCCGCACACGCCAGCGCGGGACGACCCTCCAGTTGCGATCGCGCCTTGCCGCAGGACGCGCAAGTCACAACCCCCACGAAGGTCTCGCAATGCAGGCAGCGCCCTTGATGCACGCCGCCCGTATCGTTCAGTGGGTCGTAGCAGACGCCCTTCGCCTCGCCGCACAGCACGCAGCTCGCGAACGACGCCATGCCCAATTCCGCCGTAAGCCCGCAGCAGTGGCAGAAGTATGTGTCCGAGGGTCGGACGCTAAGCGCATCGACGCCACACTCCCAGCAACGTAGGACCTCTTCGCTGTCGATGCCGTCCAGGGCTGAGTCGACAGCCTCATCTCTGTATGGGCGAAAGTTTATAAGTCGCTGAAAGTTGGTGGCATCAAGGAATCTCGCGTGCGTCTGCATCTCGCCTTGGTCGCGCTCCTGACCTGCCGCGAACATGCCCAGTGCACGGATGAGAAGCCAGGCAAGGTCCATTTGAAGCTCATTGACATCAACGTCGGCGGCGAAATGGACAAGCGAGTTCCTGAGCTGCTGGACGCGGCCGACCAGTTCCTCCTCAATCGGCGTGAACGCCTCGGCCTTACGGATCGCCTTAAGGCACTCGCCATACCCGATCGTTCGAAGCGATCCGCTGCGCGCCGCCGCCAAAAGGTCGCCCGAGGGGGGCGTCCCACGGACGATCACACTGAGGCCATGCTCCCGGATCAAGCGATACTTGGCCATCAGCTCGATCGCCGTCTGAATCGTGACGACGCCAGCCTTAGCCTGACGCGCCGTCGCGCCCGGTGCAAAGAGGATATCGAGGCCGGCGTTTAGGAAATCGATCGCATTGGCGAGCACCAGCTCGGCGGCATCTTTTTTTCGTTTCCTTCGAACGGCCATGGCACTCGCCTCCGCATCTTCGCTCGATCGACCATAACAGGTCGACCGCTCGTCGGCGCCACCAAGCGCAAGGCAGGGCAGAGTGAGAGGTCGGCCGGGAGGGGTTTGAGCCGGTGCGGTCCGAGAGAGAGAGCGCCGGCCGGCTCGCCCGTTCCCGCTCTCCCGAGGCTCCCTTCATGAACGACCTTTCTCCGATCGCGGCCGACCAGGCCGCACCGCTGTCGCCTGTCCAACGTCCCGACGCCCCCGGCGCCATCATCGCCGCCGCCCAGCTTCTCCTCCCACATCTCGAACGCGGCCAACGCGTCGACGCTGCGATCCTGCGCGCCGCCATGGAAGCAGCTTTCGGCGTGTCCGACGCCTCGGGCGCCTGGGACTGGAAGACGGCCTATGACGCCTGCGAGGCCGCGACCGTCCTCTTCCTCCGCAAATACGGAAAAGCGCTGTTCCGCAAAGCCGACTCTCCGGCTTCCCGGCTTTCCGCCTTGACCAAGATCGCCGGCCTTCTCCCCACCCACACCCGCCGCTCCGCCGAGAGCGAGGCTTTCCAGCAATTCTCCACGCCGGCTCCGCTCGGCTTCGCGGCCCTGACCGCAGCCGCTATCGGGCCTGCGGACCGCGTGCTGGAGCCTTCCGCCGGAACCGGCCTCCTCGCCATCCTGGCCGAGATCGCCGGCGGCGCACTCTTGCTGAACGAGCTGGCCGAGACCCGCTCGGAGCTGCTTACTTCCCTCTTTCCGGCCATTCCCGTCACGCGCTTCGATGCCGCGCAGATCGACGATCACCTTGATCGCAGCGCGGTCCCGAGCGTCGTGTTGATGAACCCGCCCTTCTCGGCGATGGCGAACGTCGCCGGCCGCGTGGCCGACACCGCTTTTCGCCACATCGCCTCGGCGCTCGCGCGTCTCGCCGACGGCGGGCGGCTGGTGGCGATCACCGGCGCGAGCTTCGGGCCCGACGCCCCGGCCTGGCGCGACGCCTTCGTCCGGCTGCAGGAGCGCGGCCGCATCGTCTTCACCGCCGCGATCGACGGTGCGGTCTACGCCAAGCACGGCACCACGATCAACACACGGCTGATCGTCATCGACAAGGCGCCCGCCGAGAACCCGGCGGCGCTGCCGCAATCGCGGGGCATTGCGCCCAACGTCGCGACCTTGCTCGGCTGGATCGCGGAGCATGTTCCGGCGCGCCTGGCGCTTGCGCCAAGCCTCGCCCTCCCGGTGTCGGCCGCTGCCGCGCCGCGGACGGTGCGCGGCTATCTCGCCCGCGCCGCTGCGGCGGGGCCGGCCAAGCCGTCCGTCGCCGATCCGGAGGCGATCGATCTCGCCTATGAAACGATCGACTGGACGCCGCCCGAAGGCGCGCGCCTCAGCGATGCGATCTATGAGGAATACCGGCTCCAATCGATCCGAATTCCGGGCGGCCAGGCGCACCCGACCAAGCTAGTGCAATCCGCCGCTATGGCCTCGGTCGCTCCGCCGAGGCCGAGCTATCGGCCGCGCCTGCCGATCGACCTCGTCAGCGGAGCGCTCCTGTCCGACGCCCAGCTCGAGACGGTGATCTATGCCGGTGAGGCGCATGGCGACTATCTCGCCGGCGCCTGGACCGTGGACGAGACCTTCGATCTCGTCACCGCCGCGCGGGACGACGCGCCGAACGCCGTCCGCTTTCGCCGAGGCTTTATGCTCGGCGACGGCACCGGCGCCGGCAAGGGCCGCCAGTCGGCCGGCATCATCCTGGACAACTGGCTGAAGGGTCGGCGCAAGGCGGTCTGGATCTCGAAGTCCGACAAGCTGCTCGAAGACGCCCAGCGCGATTGGTCGGCCCTCGGCATGGAGCGCCTGCTCGTCACGCCACTCTCGCGCTTCCCCCAGGGCAAGCCGATCCTCCTCTCCGAAGGCGTCCTATTTTTAACCTACGCTACGCTGCGGTCCGACGACCGCGGCGAGAAGCTTTCGCGCGTCCGCCAGATCGTCGAATGGTTGGGCTCCGATTTCGACGGAGTGATCATTTTCGACGAGAGCCACGCCATGCAGAACGCCGGTGGCGGCAAGGGAGAGCGGGGCGATGTGGCGCCCTCGCAGCAGGGCCGTGCGGGCTTGCGCTTGCAGCACGCCCTGCCGGATGCGCGCGTGGTCTATGTCTCGGCCACGGGCGCGACGACCGTCCACAACCTCGCCTATGCCCAGCGGCTCGGCCTCTGGGGCGGCGAGGATTTCCCCTTCGCCACCCGCGCCGAGTTCGTCGAGGCGATCGAGGATGGCGGTGTCGCCGCCATGGAGGTGCTGGCCCGCGATCTCCGGTCGCTCGGGCTCTACACCGCCCGATCGCTCTCCTATGACGGCGTCGAATACGAGCTGATCGAGCACCCGCTCAGCGACGATCAGCGGCGCATCTATGATGCCTATGCCGGTGCCTTCGCGATCATCCACAATCACCTCGATGCGGCGATGCAAGCCGCCAACATCACCGATGAGAGCAGCACGCTGAACCGGCAGGCGAAGTCTGCGGCTCGCTCGGCCTTCGAGAGCGCCAAGCAGCGTTTCTTCGGCCATCTGCTGACCTCGATGAAGACGCCGACCCTGATCCGCCGGATCGATCAGGACCTCGCCGACGGCCATACCGCCGTCATTCAGATCGTCTCGACCGGCGAAGCGCTGATGGAGCGCCGGCTCGCCGACGTTCCGACCGAGGAATGGAACGACATCCGCGTCGACATCACGCCGCGCGAGTATGTTCTCGACTACCTCGCTCATTCCTTCCCGGTGCAGCTCTACGAGCCGTTCACCGACAGCGAGGGCAACCTCTCGTCGCGGCCCGTCTTCCGGGACGGCCAGCCCGTCGAGAGCCGCGAGGCCATCGCCCGCCGCAATGAGCTGATCGAGCGGTTGGCTTCGCTCCCGCCCGTTCCCGGCGCACTCGACCAGATCGTCCAACGCTTCGGCACAGACCTCGTCGCCGAAGTGACCGGGCGCTCGCGCCGCGTGGTGCGCAAGGGCGACCGCCTCGTCGTGGAGAACCGCGCGGCCTCCGCCAACCTCGCTGAGACCGCCGCCTTCATGGATGACCTGAAGCGCATCCTGGTGTTCTCGGAGGCGGGGGGGACGGGCCGCAGTTACCACGCCGAACTGTCGGCGCGGAATCGCCGGCTGCGCGTCCACTATCTGCTCGAGCCTGGCTGGAAGGCTGACGCCGCGATCCAGGGCCTCGGGCGGACGAACCGCACCAACCAGGCGCAGCCGCCGCTGTTCCGGCCGATCGCCACCGACGTGAAAGCCGAGAAGCGCTTCCTCTCGACCATCGCCCGCCGCCTCGACACGCTCGGCGCCATCACGCGCGGTCAGCGCCAGACGGGCGGCCAAGGACTCTTCAGACCAGAAGACAATCTGGAATCGCACTACGCCCGCGATGCGCTGCGCCAGCTCTACATGCTGCTCGTGCGCGGCAAGATCGAAGGCTGTTCGCTTCAGATGTTCGAGGCCGCCACGGGCCTCAAGCTCATGGACGCCAACGGCATCAAGGACGAGCTGCCGCCG
Protein-coding sequences here:
- a CDS encoding strawberry notch-like NTP hydrolase domain-containing protein; its protein translation is MNDLSPIAADQAAPLSPVQRPDAPGAIIAAAQLLLPHLERGQRVDAAILRAAMEAAFGVSDASGAWDWKTAYDACEAATVLFLRKYGKALFRKADSPASRLSALTKIAGLLPTHTRRSAESEAFQQFSTPAPLGFAALTAAAIGPADRVLEPSAGTGLLAILAEIAGGALLLNELAETRSELLTSLFPAIPVTRFDAAQIDDHLDRSAVPSVVLMNPPFSAMANVAGRVADTAFRHIASALARLADGGRLVAITGASFGPDAPAWRDAFVRLQERGRIVFTAAIDGAVYAKHGTTINTRLIVIDKAPAENPAALPQSRGIAPNVATLLGWIAEHVPARLALAPSLALPVSAAAAPRTVRGYLARAAAAGPAKPSVADPEAIDLAYETIDWTPPEGARLSDAIYEEYRLQSIRIPGGQAHPTKLVQSAAMASVAPPRPSYRPRLPIDLVSGALLSDAQLETVIYAGEAHGDYLAGAWTVDETFDLVTAARDDAPNAVRFRRGFMLGDGTGAGKGRQSAGIILDNWLKGRRKAVWISKSDKLLEDAQRDWSALGMERLLVTPLSRFPQGKPILLSEGVLFLTYATLRSDDRGEKLSRVRQIVEWLGSDFDGVIIFDESHAMQNAGGGKGERGDVAPSQQGRAGLRLQHALPDARVVYVSATGATTVHNLAYAQRLGLWGGEDFPFATRAEFVEAIEDGGVAAMEVLARDLRSLGLYTARSLSYDGVEYELIEHPLSDDQRRIYDAYAGAFAIIHNHLDAAMQAANITDESSTLNRQAKSAARSAFESAKQRFFGHLLTSMKTPTLIRRIDQDLADGHTAVIQIVSTGEALMERRLADVPTEEWNDIRVDITPREYVLDYLAHSFPVQLYEPFTDSEGNLSSRPVFRDGQPVESREAIARRNELIERLASLPPVPGALDQIVQRFGTDLVAEVTGRSRRVVRKGDRLVVENRAASANLAETAAFMDDLKRILVFSEAGGTGRSYHAELSARNRRLRVHYLLEPGWKADAAIQGLGRTNRTNQAQPPLFRPIATDVKAEKRFLSTIARRLDTLGAITRGQRQTGGQGLFRPEDNLESHYARDALRQLYMLLVRGKIEGCSLQMFEAATGLKLMDANGIKDELPPITTFLNRLLALTIELQGVLFTAFEQLLNAKVEGAIASGVYDVGLETLRAESFVVTDRLAIYTHPATGAETRLLTITERRRNRPVTLDEALDHLADPRAALLVNERSGRAAVQIPAPSLMLDDGEIERRVRLIRPMEHHHASLKMMDDSHWQAAEREAFAAAWTREVADVPEFVDSTIHVVAGLLLPIWKRLPNESTRVYRLQTDAGERIIGRRVSPAWAANASVTGTTVLTPDAAFAALIEGRTVLDLAEGLQLHRARVMGVHRIELSGFTDTMRDRLRAYGLFSEIISWKLRMFVPTDATGAGVLAKVLDHYPALRIGEREAA